The Brassica oleracea var. oleracea cultivar TO1000 chromosome C7, BOL, whole genome shotgun sequence sequence TGCTACATTTCCTACTACACGCCATGGAATTGGCTTTCCACTCTCTGCCCATTGCTAAATGATGTTCTGATTCTAAATGTAATATCTTCATAACCCCTTCGACTTGTTTGTTTCAGCTGTCTTCATCTAATCTTTCTTGTATTTAGATCTCCAAATCTCTGAGAAGAGATTCTGAAGCTTCTCCTACAATCGTTTTGTCCAATGTATGACCTATTAGTACCTTCCATGTTCCTTTATTTGGGATACACCCATCAGCCACTATCTCGTTAACTAACTGAACAGCTTTCTGAAACTCACCCTTTTTGCACAAACACTTCACCAAAGAGTCTAGTGTCTCAACCTCAACAGAGATGCCTCTACTCCTCATGCTTAGATAAAGAGTAAACGCGCGAGTTGGATAACTGGCACAAAGACCTCGGACTACTTCATTACTCGTCTTAACATGGATGTTCCAAGTTAAACGATTTGGAGTTATTCCTCCAAGGATCATCTCGTCGAGGAAATTGGCAGCTTCACGAAACTTACTGACACTACAGAACCCACTAATTACTTTCCCGTATAATCCAGCATCAGGTTTCAAACCCTGAAGATTCATTCTATCGAGAAGCTCAACGGCTTCTTGAATCTTCTGCTCCTTACAGAGACCAGTGATCAAAGTGCTATAGGTTACCATGTTTGGCCTGCATCCTTTAGCCATCATCGTCTCAAACAACTCCATGGCTTGCAAAGGTCTCCCATCTTTGCAAAGACCGTCCATTAAAGAACTGTAAGTGAAAACATTCGGCTCGACGCCTTTACTCCTCATCTCTTCTAGATATCTCATTGCTTCCTCAACGTTTTTCGATCCACACAAACCGTGAATCATAGAGGTATACGTAACAACAGTTGGTGAACAGTCTTTCTCAACCATCTCCTCAAAAAACTTCTTCGCCTCATCTACCCTTCCGAACCGACACAAACCGCTAATCAAAGTTCCATACGTGTAGGAATCAGGTTCACACCCTCGTTTAGGCATTTCAAGAAATATCTTAACACCAGCATCCACCGTCTTCTCGTTTCTACAAAGAGCTTTGATCAAAACATTGAGAGAGGCAACGGTGGGAGGCAAACCAATCTCTCTCATGTTCTTGTAAAACTTAAAAGCCAGTTTCAGCTGATTCTCTTCGACGAGAATAGCAAGAAGAGTCACGTAACCCTTGTGGCTAGGATCACAGTCAAAATCCTTCATCTTGTGAAATACCCTCAAAGAATCAAACGGCCTGTG is a genomic window containing:
- the LOC106301869 gene encoding pentatricopeptide repeat-containing protein At5g46100 is translated as MGSKAKMFKWSKDITPSQVIKLMRAEKDVEKLISVFDSATAEYANGFLHDQSSFSYMVSRLVSANKFKAAEDLVARMKIENCVVTEDTLLSICRGYGRVHRPFDSLRVFHKMKDFDCDPSHKGYVTLLAILVEENQLKLAFKFYKNMREIGLPPTVASLNVLIKALCRNEKTVDAGVKIFLEMPKRGCEPDSYTYGTLISGLCRFGRVDEAKKFFEEMVEKDCSPTVVTYTSMIHGLCGSKNVEEAMRYLEEMRSKGVEPNVFTYSSLMDGLCKDGRPLQAMELFETMMAKGCRPNMVTYSTLITGLCKEQKIQEAVELLDRMNLQGLKPDAGLYGKVISGFCSVSKFREAANFLDEMILGGITPNRLTWNIHVKTSNEVVRGLCASYPTRAFTLYLSMRSRGISVEVETLDSLVKCLCKKGEFQKAVQLVNEIVADGCIPNKGTWKVLIGHTLDKTIVGEASESLLRDLEI